From the genome of Cydia amplana chromosome 24, ilCydAmpl1.1, whole genome shotgun sequence:
ttattttttgcgcAGTAAAAGCTTTTTTGCGTAAAAGTTTTAATGTCAAAAATAAGGCTACAAAAAGGCAATTAAAGTGTTGGTCATAACTTCTAATGACTTAATTTGCTCGGGTGCGTACATTTTATTTGCTCATCGACATATTATTATGTGTAAATATGCAGATCGCTGTATCTCATGTGACACCATTCTTCGACAATAACAAGATAATTCCTTATAGGCATAACTGGCCtcagtttatttttatcttaatcATTATATCAGCTCCTGCAATCGTTGTACGAAACAGCTGAGGGAACTACGAACAATGCTCGTATGAGCTCGTGGGAAACGCCTGTGTCACCTTAAAATTAACATTGAATACCACGCCTATGATTTGAACAAGTACATGTTCATTTCAATATGTGTCGATAGGTGTCTTGACCCTTAGAATAGATTGTGACAAGCGGCTGACAGGTTCCGCGTTCTCGTAAAGGTAGGAAGACTAGGAAGTAAAAGAATGGGGGTCAAAGGAAACAGAGTAATACATTgactattttctttatttacacATCCTCGCCTCTATTacctgtttttttaatttaaagtccGAACAATTGAGTATTAGAACGTTTTTGGCACAAATTTGATATCCTATGAATTTACCAGTGGGACAGACCATGAGCGAGTCCGGCGTGAGCGTAGCCGGCGTGCGCGGCGTACGCGACGGGAGCGGCGTGAGCGATCACGGGAGCGTGCACGAGCGGGGCGGGGTGGGTCTGGTGCAGGGACTGGGTGGACACGGAGTGGCTGCCGGCGTGCGCGATGGGGGCGGCGTGCGCGATGGGGGCAGCGTAGGCGGCGTGCGCGATGGGGGCGGCGTAGGCGGCGTGCGCGAGCGCGGGGGCGGCGTACACTCCGGCGTGACCGGCCAGCTGCTTAGCGAGGATAGGCGCGGCGCCAGCGGCGGCACCATCAATCTGAGCCTCGTGGGTCTTCACGGCATCAACAGCCTGCCACGAGTGGTCCTCGGCGGCGTTGATGGCCTGTCCGTGGAGCTCGGAAGCCTGGTCGACGGCGGCGCGGACGTGGTCAGCAGCCTCAACATGAGCGTCGATGGCGGCGCCCTGGATGTCACCGGGGGAGATGGTGGGGACGGCGGCGTGAGCCACAGCCAGAGGGGCGGCGTGGCCGTAAGCCAGAGGGGCGCCATGGCCGTAAGCCAGAGGGGCGCCATGGCTGTAAGCCAGAGGGGCGGCGTGGCCGATCAGACCATGACCATAGGGACCAGCCAGCAGGCCCGAGGGCGCTGCGGCGGCGCAGGCGAGGACGGCGGCGACAATCTGTAACAAAACAAATACCGGTAACCTCTACAATGGATCAATCCTTGTTGTCACTTCACTATATTATAGATTATACACCACGTTAATAAATCTGGGTTCAACTGACCAGTACTCTCATCGTGCACTTCTGTAGACTGCGCGAAGGCTACTGAATGTCGTTTCGGCGGCGACCACACTATTTATAGCGGGCGTGATAAAAAGCGGCGGGAGAAATGTAGGAAGCTGTATTGACATGTGTGTTCGAAATGTCATTTAGAAGGACCGAATTATGTCTTGTTCTAGGTGCTTAAGGTGATAAGCTCGCACGTCTTTTCGTAGGTTTTTGCGATAGGAACTTCTACATCTTTATTTATGTAGTTAATGAAACGGTGTGacgtaaataactatattttattttactaaaatttAAGCAAATTGTCGCATCGTTCATCGTCGTAATT
Proteins encoded in this window:
- the LOC134659316 gene encoding cuticle protein 38-like, producing MRVLIVAAVLACAAAAPSGLLAGPYGHGLIGHAAPLAYSHGAPLAYGHGAPLAYGHAAPLAVAHAAVPTISPGDIQGAAIDAHVEAADHVRAAVDQASELHGQAINAAEDHSWQAVDAVKTHEAQIDGAAAGAAPILAKQLAGHAGVYAAPALAHAAYAAPIAHAAYAAPIAHAAPIAHAGSHSVSTQSLHQTHPAPLVHAPVIAHAAPVAYAAHAGYAHAGLAHGLSHW